The following are encoded in a window of Dioscorea cayenensis subsp. rotundata cultivar TDr96_F1 chromosome 16, TDr96_F1_v2_PseudoChromosome.rev07_lg8_w22 25.fasta, whole genome shotgun sequence genomic DNA:
- the LOC120279468 gene encoding protein PIN-LIKES 3-like: MGLRDLFVTASLPVLNVLLVTAVGSISATSRVAILGEIARKNLNNVVFYVFNPALNAVNLAQTITLERMLLLWFMPVNLFLNFVIGSALAWAIIHIFQAPARIRAVIFASCSAGNVGNLLLILVPAMCKEKGSPFGDPDICSKFGLSFASLSLAIGTILQWSYVFNIVRVTSSHAQDKTLATDSVSKVTSAQETISLLPEDYKDVMTSTRGCSTSAFPFNNAPLLPSKTEDFTTTTKVLLSSSKMSRFWRIFCGVIDLKKLFAPATVGVIIGFMIGVIPQLKKAMIGETAPLRAIQESATLLGNGTIPSLMLIMGGNLVKGMNSSGVKVSIIIGIIIIRYLALPLVGIGIVKGAIHLGMVHPDPLYRFILLLQYAVPPAMNITSMIQMFEAGEGELSVIFLWSYVVASAALTIWSTLFLWLVS, from the exons ATGGGCCTTCGCGATCTTTTTGTCACTGCATCACTGCCTGTTCTGAATGTGCTTTTGGTCACTGCTGTTGGATCCATTTCTGCAACAAGTCGAGTCGCCATTCTTGGCGAGATTGCAAGGAAAAATTTGAATAAT GTTGTCTTTTACGTATTCAATCCAGCTCTCAATGCAGTAAACTTAGCACAGACAATTACGCTAGAGAGAATgcttttatt GTGGTTTATGCCTGTAAATCTGTTTCTCAACTTTGTAATTGGCTCTGCACTTGCTTGGGCAATTATCCACATCTTCCAAGCTCCTGCCAGAATCAGAGCTGTTATATTTGCCTCTTGTTCAGCTG GAAATGTGGGCAACCTACTTCTGATTCTTGTCCCTGCAATGTGCAAGGAGAAAGGAAGCCCTTTTGGGGACCCTGACATTTGCAGTAAATTTGGGTTATCATTCGCCTCCCTCTCTCTGGCA ATAGGCACTATTTTACAGTGGTCTTATGTTTTCAATATCGTGCGAGTAACATCTAGCCATGCTCAAGACAAAACATTAGCAACTGACTCTGTTTCTAAAGTGACTTCTGCTCAAGAAACCATAAGTTTACTCCCTGAGGACTACAAAGATGTGATGACTTCAACTCGAGGTTGCTCAACTTCTGCTTTTCCTTTCAATAATGCTCCTTTGCTCCCTTCCAAAACTGAGGATTTTACAACTACCACtaag GTACTGCTTTCAAGTAGTAAGATGAGCAGATTTTGGAGAATATTTTGTGGAGTAATTGACTTGAAGAAGTTATTTGCACCAGCCACAGTGGGGGTG ATTATTGGATTTATGATAGGAGTGATCCCACAACTTAAGAAAGCAATGATAGGTGAAACAGCTCCTCTTCGTGCCATTCAAGAGTCAGCTACGTTGTTGGG TAATGGCACTATCCCCAGTCTCATGCTCATAATGGGAGGGAACCTTGTCAAAG GCATGAACAGTTCAGGTGTCAAGGTGTCGATTATCATTGGGATCATCATCATTCGGTATCTTGCCCTTCCCCTGGTAGGCATAGGCATAGTGAAGGGAGCAATTCACCTAGGCATGGTGCACCCGGATCCTCTGTATCGCTTCATTCTTCTATTGCAATATGCTGTTCCACCAGCAATGAATATTA CATCAATGATCCAAATGTTTGAGGCTGGTGAAGGTGAACTGTCAGTTATTTTCCTGTGGTCATATGTTGTGGCTTCTGCAGCTCTAACCATTTGGTCGACTCTTTTCTTATGGCTTGTCTCGTAA